The Benincasa hispida cultivar B227 chromosome 9, ASM972705v1, whole genome shotgun sequence genome has a segment encoding these proteins:
- the LOC120086748 gene encoding nucleolin produces the protein MKKCELCGQQARMFCESDQANLCWDCDEKVHCANFLVAKHSRSLLCHVCQSPTPWAASGRKLTPTVSVCEGCVEVHGGKCERGVYQERRRDNEEEVDEGDGFVDGEGFDSYEGGDSEEDDDGDDDEDEDEEDEEEEEDEDGENQVVPWSYASSSSLPPPPAATSSSEGEISAAAGVASKRMREYGVDLDSEDEIECSSAPQGTRPFFNDEATSSSSLRPLKQARVTGPTQSATSNPDDEACKAKIKSTAVVRSIQRLQNRLPTNINDASKMIFGICKMSRDQNR, from the exons atgaagaagtgCGAGCTGTGTGGGCAGCAAGCGAGGATGTTCTGTGAGTCGGATCAGGCGAACCTGTGTTGGGACTGCGATGAGAAGGTTCACTGTGCAAATTTTCTTGTTGCTAAACATTCTCGGAGCCTTCTTTGTCATGTATGTCAGTCGCCGACTCCATGGGCGGCCTCTGGTCGGAAACTTACGCCGACGGTTTCTGTGTGCGAGGGATGTGTTGAAGTCCATGGTGGTAAATGCGAGCGAGGTGTATATCAAGAGCGCCGTAGAGATAACGAGGAGGAAGTTGATGAGGGTGATGGTTTTGTCGATGGTGAAGGTTTTGATAGTTATGAGGGAGGTGATAGTGAGGAAGACGATGATGGGGATGATGATGAGGATGAGGACGAGGAAGacgaagaggaagaagaggatGAGGACGGGGAAAACCAGGTGGTGCCCTGGTCTTATGCATCTTCTTCGTCGCTACCACCGCCTCCGGCAGCCACTTCTAGTAGCGAGGGCGAGATTTCAGCCGCCGCTGGTGTCGCATCGAAGCGGATGAGAGAATACGGCGTCGATCTCGATTCCGAG GATGAAATCGAGTGTTCTTCTGCACCACAGGGTACGCGGCCATTTTTCAATGACGAAGCGACTTCCTCGAGTTCCCTTAGGCCACTGAAGCAAGCAAGAGTTACAGGACCGACCCAATCAGCCACATCCAATCCAGATGATGAAGCTTGTAAAGCCAAGATAAAATCCACGGCTGTCGTTAGATCTATCCAGAGACTCCAGAACCGTCTTCCCACCAACATTAACGATGCTTCCAAAATGATCTTTGGAATATGCAAAATGAGCAGAGATCAAAATCGTTGA